Proteins found in one Populus alba chromosome 14, ASM523922v2, whole genome shotgun sequence genomic segment:
- the LOC118054924 gene encoding probable receptor-like protein kinase At2g42960 isoform X2, with protein MSSESLNAELSKKTSVFGLKLWVLIGVSVGVFIISILCALSAWVTFRRKSRRSVDKYSHSKIPNTSKDIKVDRVGVQNFGDHPESLFLTVNDKLSDKNSEKMQVHLGMSKSSDPDNASQCSSIYHHERACSSHSGEEGSSGTFRKQSSLSHAGLVTASPLIGLPEFSHLGWGHWFTLRDLEFATNSFVAENVLGEGGYGVVYKGTLINGTEVAVKKLLNNLGQAEKEFRVEVEAIGHVRHKNLVRLLGYCIEGVHRMLVYEYVNNGNLEQWLHGAMHHHGILTWEARMKVLLGTAKALAYLHEAIEPKVVHRDIKSSNILIDDEFNAKVSDFGLAKLLGSGESHITTRVMGTFGYVAPEYANTGLLNEKSDIYSFGVLLLEAVTGRDPVDYGRPANEVNLLEWLKMMVGTRRAEEVVDPNLEVKPTTRALKRALLVALRCVDPDAERRPKMTQVVRMLEADEYPLREKGA; from the exons ATGTCATCTGAGAGTTTGAATGCAGAACTATCAAAGAAGACATCGGTTTTTGGTCTGAAACTATGGGTTTTAATAGGAGTATCTGTAGGAGTGTTTATAATTTCTATTCTCTGTGCCTTATCTGCATGGGTTACATTTCGGAGGAAATCTAGGAGATCAGTGGACAAGTACTCGCATTCCAAAATACCAAATACATCAAAAGATATTAAGGTTGATAGGGTTGGGGTTCAAAATTTCGGCGATCACCCCGAAAGTTTATTCCTCACAGTCAATGATAAATTGAGTGACAAGAATTCAGAGAAAATGCAGGTTCATTTGGGAATGAGCAAATCTAGTGATCCTGACAATGCCAGTCAATGCAGCTCAATTTATCACCATGAGAGGGCATGCAGTTCCCATTCAGGGGAAGAAGGAAGCTCTGGGACTTTTCGAAAGCAATCTTCATTATCACACGCTGGACTTGTTACAGCCTCTCCCTTAATCGGCTTGCCAGAATTTTCACACCTTGGATGGGGCCACTGGTTTACACTTAGGGATCTTGAGTTTGCTACAAATAGTTTTGTAGCAGAGAATGTGCTTGGCGAGGGTGGATATGGAGTTGTATACAAGGGTACACTAATAAATGGAACCGAGGTAGCAGTGAAGAAGCTTCTTAACAATTT GGGACAGGCAGAGAAGGAATTTAGGGTCGAAGTGGAGGCTATAGGTCATGTTCGACACAAGAATCTTGTGCGGCTTCTTGGCTACTGTATCGAAGGAGTTCACAG GATGCTGGTGTATGAATATGTGAATAATGGGAACTTAGAACAATGGCTGCATGGGGCAATGCATCATCATGGTATCCTTACTTGGGAGGCCCGCATGAAGGTTCTTCTCGGTACTGCTAAGGC GCTTGCTTATTTGCATGAAGCAATAGAACCAAAGGTTGTTCATCGAGACATAAAATCCAGCAATATTTTGATTGATGACGAGTTTAACGCCAAGGTTTCTGATTTTGGGTTGGCCAAGCTCCTTGGTTCTGGAGAGAGTCATATCACAACAAGAGTTATGGGTACATTTGG TTACGTTGCACCAGAGTATGCTAACACAGGCTTACTAAATGAGAAGAGTGACATTTATAGCTTTGGAGTCCTGCTGCTAGAAGCAGTGACTGGAAGGGACCCTGTGGACTATGGCCGGCCAGCTAATGAG GTTAATCTTCTTGAGTGGCTTAAAATGATGGTTGGGACAAGAAGAGCTGAGGAAGTTGTGGACCCAAATCTTGAAGTTAAACCAACAACACGTGCTTTAAAACGTGCTCTTTTGGTTGCACTAAGGTGTGTTGATCCTGATGCAGAAAGGAGACCTAAAATGACCCAAGTTGTAAGGATGCTTGAAGCTGATGAGTACCCGCTTCGTGAG aaGGGTGCATAG
- the LOC118054924 gene encoding probable receptor-like protein kinase At2g42960 isoform X1, which translates to MSSESLNAELSKKTSVFGLKLWVLIGVSVGVFIISILCALSAWVTFRRKSRRSVDKYSHSKIPNTSKDIKVDRVGVQNFGDHPESLFLTVNDKLSDKNSEKMQVHLGMSKSSDPDNASQCSSIYHHERACSSHSGEEGSSGTFRKQSSLSHAGLVTASPLIGLPEFSHLGWGHWFTLRDLEFATNSFVAENVLGEGGYGVVYKGTLINGTEVAVKKLLNNLGQAEKEFRVEVEAIGHVRHKNLVRLLGYCIEGVHRMLVYEYVNNGNLEQWLHGAMHHHGILTWEARMKVLLGTAKALAYLHEAIEPKVVHRDIKSSNILIDDEFNAKVSDFGLAKLLGSGESHITTRVMGTFGYVAPEYANTGLLNEKSDIYSFGVLLLEAVTGRDPVDYGRPANEVNLLEWLKMMVGTRRAEEVVDPNLEVKPTTRALKRALLVALRCVDPDAERRPKMTQVVRMLEADEYPLREDRRNRKTRTTSMEIESMREESTESENKGVDSESRLAERTHG; encoded by the exons ATGTCATCTGAGAGTTTGAATGCAGAACTATCAAAGAAGACATCGGTTTTTGGTCTGAAACTATGGGTTTTAATAGGAGTATCTGTAGGAGTGTTTATAATTTCTATTCTCTGTGCCTTATCTGCATGGGTTACATTTCGGAGGAAATCTAGGAGATCAGTGGACAAGTACTCGCATTCCAAAATACCAAATACATCAAAAGATATTAAGGTTGATAGGGTTGGGGTTCAAAATTTCGGCGATCACCCCGAAAGTTTATTCCTCACAGTCAATGATAAATTGAGTGACAAGAATTCAGAGAAAATGCAGGTTCATTTGGGAATGAGCAAATCTAGTGATCCTGACAATGCCAGTCAATGCAGCTCAATTTATCACCATGAGAGGGCATGCAGTTCCCATTCAGGGGAAGAAGGAAGCTCTGGGACTTTTCGAAAGCAATCTTCATTATCACACGCTGGACTTGTTACAGCCTCTCCCTTAATCGGCTTGCCAGAATTTTCACACCTTGGATGGGGCCACTGGTTTACACTTAGGGATCTTGAGTTTGCTACAAATAGTTTTGTAGCAGAGAATGTGCTTGGCGAGGGTGGATATGGAGTTGTATACAAGGGTACACTAATAAATGGAACCGAGGTAGCAGTGAAGAAGCTTCTTAACAATTT GGGACAGGCAGAGAAGGAATTTAGGGTCGAAGTGGAGGCTATAGGTCATGTTCGACACAAGAATCTTGTGCGGCTTCTTGGCTACTGTATCGAAGGAGTTCACAG GATGCTGGTGTATGAATATGTGAATAATGGGAACTTAGAACAATGGCTGCATGGGGCAATGCATCATCATGGTATCCTTACTTGGGAGGCCCGCATGAAGGTTCTTCTCGGTACTGCTAAGGC GCTTGCTTATTTGCATGAAGCAATAGAACCAAAGGTTGTTCATCGAGACATAAAATCCAGCAATATTTTGATTGATGACGAGTTTAACGCCAAGGTTTCTGATTTTGGGTTGGCCAAGCTCCTTGGTTCTGGAGAGAGTCATATCACAACAAGAGTTATGGGTACATTTGG TTACGTTGCACCAGAGTATGCTAACACAGGCTTACTAAATGAGAAGAGTGACATTTATAGCTTTGGAGTCCTGCTGCTAGAAGCAGTGACTGGAAGGGACCCTGTGGACTATGGCCGGCCAGCTAATGAG GTTAATCTTCTTGAGTGGCTTAAAATGATGGTTGGGACAAGAAGAGCTGAGGAAGTTGTGGACCCAAATCTTGAAGTTAAACCAACAACACGTGCTTTAAAACGTGCTCTTTTGGTTGCACTAAGGTGTGTTGATCCTGATGCAGAAAGGAGACCTAAAATGACCCAAGTTGTAAGGATGCTTGAAGCTGATGAGTACCCGCTTCGTGAG GATCGGAGGAACAGAAAGACTCGGACTACTAGCATGGAAATTGAATCCATGAGAGAGGAATCAACAGAAAGTGAAAACAAGGGAGTGGATTCAGAAAGCCGTTTAGCTGAGAGAACTCATGGATAG